Proteins from a genomic interval of Piscinibacter sp. HJYY11:
- a CDS encoding pitrilysin family protein has translation MSTPRLHTLPNGLRIVALPMPWRQTASLSVFVRTGSLHETRAQNGISHVVEHMAFKGTATRDCQRINLDAERLGAEVNAHTDKDHTAFHIEGLPHDLPTFVAQIADIVRHSTFPADELERERQVIQHEFTEFDEDPVTIAFDLFDKASYGDQHPAGRPVIGNRANIKRFTRDDLLAYVQQQYTACNVVVAAAGPVDEAALIAATERAFGDMPRGEPNTVPPPEWHGGVKLRRLSGSAQCQIVLGFAAPPLADDAHLADVLAAALLGEGMSSPLLDEIRERRGLAYQVGCSADVYPLASQFVIDGATEPAQAEAFITEVARLLRQHAEHIDEEGLTRARNQISVRALRALEQPAKRMEVAAQELFTFGRLREPGEWLARLKAVDAAQVQRVFQRMLASRAAVGLAGSVPAKLKDRAAELYAV, from the coding sequence TTGAGCACCCCCCGCCTGCACACCCTTCCCAACGGCCTGCGCATCGTCGCCCTCCCCATGCCCTGGCGCCAGACGGCGAGCCTGAGCGTCTTCGTGCGCACCGGCAGCCTGCACGAGACCCGCGCGCAGAACGGCATCAGTCACGTGGTCGAGCACATGGCCTTCAAGGGCACGGCCACGCGCGACTGCCAGCGCATCAACCTCGATGCCGAGCGCCTGGGCGCAGAGGTCAACGCCCACACCGACAAGGACCACACCGCCTTCCACATCGAAGGCCTGCCGCACGACCTGCCGACCTTCGTGGCGCAGATCGCCGACATCGTGCGCCACAGCACCTTCCCCGCCGACGAACTGGAGCGTGAGCGCCAGGTGATCCAGCATGAGTTCACCGAGTTCGACGAAGACCCGGTGACCATCGCCTTCGACCTCTTCGACAAGGCGAGCTACGGCGACCAGCACCCCGCCGGCCGCCCGGTGATCGGCAACCGCGCCAACATCAAGCGCTTCACGCGCGACGACCTGCTGGCCTACGTGCAGCAGCAGTACACCGCCTGCAACGTGGTCGTGGCCGCCGCTGGGCCGGTGGACGAGGCCGCGCTCATCGCGGCCACCGAGCGCGCCTTCGGCGACATGCCGCGCGGCGAGCCCAACACCGTGCCGCCGCCCGAGTGGCACGGCGGCGTGAAGCTACGGCGCCTGTCGGGCAGCGCGCAGTGCCAGATCGTGCTCGGCTTCGCTGCGCCGCCGCTCGCCGATGACGCGCACCTGGCCGACGTGCTCGCCGCCGCGCTGCTGGGCGAAGGCATGAGCTCGCCGCTGCTCGATGAGATCCGCGAGCGGCGCGGCCTGGCCTACCAGGTGGGCTGCTCGGCCGACGTGTACCCGCTCGCCAGCCAGTTCGTGATCGACGGCGCGACCGAGCCGGCGCAGGCCGAAGCCTTCATCACCGAGGTGGCGCGCCTGCTGCGGCAACACGCCGAGCACATCGATGAGGAGGGCCTCACGCGCGCGCGCAACCAGATCAGCGTGCGGGCCCTGCGCGCGCTGGAGCAGCCGGCCAAGCGCATGGAAGTGGCGGCGCAGGAGCTCTTCACCTTCGGCCGCCTGCGCGAGCCGGGCGAGTGGCTCGCGCGGCTGAAGGCGGTGGATGCTGCCCAGGTGCAGCGGGTGTTCCAGCGCATGCTGGCCAGCCGCGCCGCGGTGGGCCTCGCGGGCAGCGTGCCGGCGAAGCTGAAGGACCGCGCCGCCGAGCTGTACGCGGTCTGA
- a CDS encoding RNA polymerase sigma-70 factor yields the protein MDAPEPTRLEDPTQAFARLRPRLQGIAYRMLGSVAEAEEVVQDAWLRWHDAQADPPDNGEAWLVTVTTRLAIDRLRATRVAREHYTGMWLPEPVLTESADSPQDLLERADDLSVAFLMLLERLSPEARAAFLLREVFDVDYPEVARMVGKAEPACRQLVSRAKKQLADERPRYRVTPDTHHRLLSQFAQAMTQGDFGALRAMLSEEAELIGDGGGKVLAFPKPLQGGQRIAQLFYAAHRKLHERQRVQLVRLNGEWGLLRFIDGALESAQTFETDGERILRIRVQRNPDKLARIAAAVTG from the coding sequence ATGGACGCCCCTGAACCCACCCGCCTCGAAGACCCGACCCAGGCCTTTGCCCGCCTGAGACCGCGCCTGCAGGGCATCGCCTACCGCATGCTCGGCAGCGTGGCCGAGGCTGAAGAGGTGGTGCAGGACGCGTGGCTGCGCTGGCACGACGCGCAGGCCGACCCGCCCGACAACGGCGAGGCCTGGCTCGTCACCGTGACCACGCGGCTTGCGATCGACCGGCTGCGGGCGACCAGGGTGGCGCGCGAGCACTACACCGGCATGTGGTTGCCGGAACCGGTGCTGACCGAGTCGGCCGACAGCCCGCAGGACCTGCTGGAGCGTGCCGACGACCTCTCGGTCGCGTTCCTGATGCTCTTGGAGCGGCTCTCGCCAGAGGCGCGTGCGGCCTTCCTGCTGCGCGAGGTGTTCGACGTCGACTACCCCGAGGTCGCCCGCATGGTCGGCAAGGCCGAGCCGGCGTGCCGGCAACTCGTCAGCCGCGCGAAGAAGCAGCTCGCCGACGAGCGGCCGCGCTACCGCGTGACGCCCGACACGCACCATCGGCTGCTCAGCCAGTTCGCACAGGCGATGACGCAAGGCGACTTCGGCGCCCTGCGCGCCATGCTGAGCGAGGAGGCCGAGCTGATCGGCGATGGCGGCGGCAAGGTGCTCGCCTTCCCGAAGCCCCTGCAGGGCGGGCAGCGCATCGCCCAGCTCTTCTACGCGGCACACCGCAAGCTGCACGAGCGCCAGCGCGTGCAGCTTGTGCGGCTCAACGGCGAGTGGGGCCTGCTGCGCTTCATCGATGGCGCACTCGAATCGGCGCAGACCTTCGAGACCGATGGCGAGCGCATCCTGCGCATCCGCGTGCAGCGCAATCCCGACAAATTGGCCCGCATCGCCGCTGCTGTCACAGGTTGA
- the metF gene encoding methylenetetrahydrofolate reductase [NAD(P)H], producing the protein MKRLPISLEFFPPKTPEGVEKLAVVRQKLYALKPEFCSVTYGAGGSTQDGTLAAVQAILAEGVDAASHFTCIGANRESVLAKIEQFKAAGIKRIVALRGDLPSGYGGFGEFRYASDLIAFIREATGHHFHIEVASYPEMHPQARSPQDDLNAYLAKVRAGANSSITQFFFNADAYFRFVDEARKVGADIPVVPGIMPITNSAGIIRFADNSGAEIPRWIRLRLQSYGDDVDSIKAFGLDVVTALCEKLIAGGVPALHLYTMNQSVAPLEICRRLGLHA; encoded by the coding sequence ATGAAGAGACTTCCGATCAGCCTGGAATTCTTCCCTCCCAAGACACCCGAGGGCGTCGAGAAGCTGGCCGTCGTGCGCCAGAAGCTCTACGCGCTCAAGCCGGAGTTCTGCTCGGTGACCTACGGCGCCGGCGGCTCCACGCAAGACGGCACGCTGGCGGCCGTGCAGGCCATCCTCGCCGAGGGCGTGGACGCGGCCTCGCACTTCACCTGCATCGGTGCCAACCGCGAGTCGGTGCTGGCCAAGATCGAGCAGTTCAAGGCCGCCGGCATCAAGCGCATCGTCGCGCTGCGCGGCGACCTGCCGAGCGGCTACGGCGGCTTCGGTGAGTTCCGTTATGCCAGCGACCTGATCGCGTTCATCCGCGAAGCGACCGGCCACCACTTCCACATCGAAGTGGCCTCGTACCCCGAGATGCACCCGCAGGCACGTTCGCCGCAGGACGACCTCAACGCCTACCTCGCCAAGGTGCGCGCGGGCGCCAACTCGTCGATCACGCAGTTCTTCTTCAACGCCGACGCCTACTTCCGCTTCGTCGACGAGGCCCGCAAGGTTGGCGCCGACATCCCGGTCGTGCCCGGCATCATGCCGATCACCAACTCCGCCGGCATCATCCGCTTCGCCGACAACTCCGGCGCCGAGATCCCGCGCTGGATCCGGCTGCGCCTGCAGTCGTATGGCGACGACGTCGATTCCATCAAGGCCTTTGGCCTCGACGTGGTCACCGCGCTGTGCGAGAAGCTGATCGCCGGCGGTGTGCCGGCGCTGCACCTGTACACGATGAACCAGTCGGTGGCGCCGCTCGAGATCTGCCGCCGGCTCGGCCTGCACGCCTGA
- a CDS encoding carboxymuconolactone decarboxylase family protein produces the protein MTQRINYMQQSPELFKKYLEFSTAAKGGAIDATIQHLIEIRASQINGCGFCVDMHVKQATIHGERPLRLHHLAIWRESTLFSPRERTALAWTEALTTLGAHGVGDDVYDKVRTQLSEKELSDLSFLVMAINGWNRLNVGFRGVPGSHDKAFGLDKAGLS, from the coding sequence ATGACCCAGCGCATCAACTACATGCAGCAATCGCCCGAGCTCTTCAAGAAGTACCTCGAGTTCAGCACCGCGGCCAAGGGCGGCGCGATCGACGCGACGATCCAGCACCTGATCGAGATCCGCGCCTCGCAGATCAACGGCTGCGGCTTCTGCGTCGACATGCACGTCAAGCAGGCCACGATCCACGGCGAGCGCCCGCTACGCCTGCACCACCTCGCGATCTGGCGCGAGTCGACGCTCTTCTCGCCGCGCGAGCGGACGGCGCTGGCCTGGACCGAAGCACTCACCACGCTGGGTGCGCACGGTGTCGGCGATGACGTCTACGACAAGGTGCGCACGCAGCTGTCGGAGAAGGAGCTGTCGGACCTGAGCTTCCTCGTGATGGCGATCAACGGCTGGAACCGGCTCAACGTTGGCTTCCGCGGCGTGCCGGGCTCGCACGACAAGGCGTTCGGGCTCGACAAGGCCGGGCTGTCCTGA
- a CDS encoding TetR/AcrR family transcriptional regulator — translation MKSAVSAVPMKDRILEAADALFYGQGIQAVGVDAVAAQAGISKRTLYKHYPSKDELVAAYLARRTGQAIPFEGPPVEQILGLFDGLAKWFGSKRFRGCAFVNAVAELSGERQHPAVGVASEHKARRLAHVQALLQQLKVEEPALLAEQLMVLFEGAVAVSMVRGGDPQVAASAREAACVLLRHAGVALGRDARDSAR, via the coding sequence ATGAAGAGCGCCGTCTCCGCGGTGCCGATGAAGGACCGCATCCTCGAAGCTGCCGACGCGCTCTTCTATGGCCAGGGCATCCAGGCCGTGGGGGTGGATGCAGTGGCGGCCCAGGCCGGCATCAGCAAACGCACGCTCTACAAGCACTACCCGAGCAAGGACGAGCTGGTGGCGGCCTACCTCGCGCGCCGCACCGGCCAGGCGATTCCCTTCGAGGGCCCGCCGGTCGAGCAGATCCTCGGGCTCTTCGACGGCCTGGCGAAGTGGTTCGGCAGCAAGCGCTTTCGCGGCTGCGCCTTCGTCAACGCGGTGGCCGAGCTGAGCGGCGAGCGGCAGCACCCGGCGGTGGGCGTGGCGTCGGAGCACAAGGCGCGGCGGCTGGCGCACGTGCAGGCCTTGCTGCAGCAGCTGAAGGTCGAGGAGCCGGCGCTGCTGGCCGAACAGCTGATGGTGCTGTTCGAAGGGGCGGTGGCGGTGTCGATGGTGCGCGGCGGCGACCCGCAGGTGGCCGCGTCGGCACGCGAGGCGGCCTGCGTGCTGTTGCGCCATGCCGGCGTTGCCCTCGGCCGCGATGCGCGAGACTCGGCCCGATGA
- a CDS encoding MFS transporter — MSKLRGLGPALPILIGASLMLSLSMGLRQSLGIFMPPLTKDVGISVSDFTLAVAVQNLAWGFLQPWAGAVAVRLGYKRLMLAGSLLYIVGLVLLATAQGFISVLLGAGVAIGASMALTGPAFAMAVASRAVSAAVRSSVLGIVSAAGSLGALMAAPLGQALAQTSGWRVGLYGFIVLSLVILPAAWYAGKADAMPVPPSPGGDDKSAGDVVKGALRHAPFVVMTAAYFVCGMQLIFLTTHLPSYLALCGMDPMLSAQALGVIGGFNVLGSLFFGWAGGRWNKLLLLGGIYVLRSIGIAWYFVTAPTPGSTLLFAAIMGFLWLGVGPLVAGSISETFGVRWQAMLGGVAFMSHQVGSFVGAYGGGLIYDALGSYTLAWQIGVGVGLVAGLVQCAAAVAKPPGPRTPVPVPA; from the coding sequence ATGTCGAAACTGCGCGGCCTGGGGCCCGCCCTGCCCATCCTCATCGGCGCTTCGCTGATGCTCAGCCTCAGCATGGGCCTGCGGCAGAGCCTGGGCATCTTCATGCCGCCGCTCACCAAGGACGTGGGCATCTCGGTCTCCGACTTCACCCTCGCGGTGGCGGTGCAGAACCTCGCCTGGGGCTTCCTGCAGCCGTGGGCCGGCGCGGTGGCGGTGCGGCTGGGCTACAAGCGGCTGATGCTCGCCGGCTCGCTGCTCTACATCGTGGGCCTGGTGCTGCTGGCCACGGCTCAGGGTTTCATCAGCGTGCTGCTCGGCGCGGGCGTGGCGATCGGTGCCTCGATGGCGTTGACCGGGCCGGCGTTCGCGATGGCGGTGGCCTCGCGGGCGGTGTCGGCGGCGGTGCGCAGCTCGGTGCTGGGCATCGTGTCGGCCGCCGGCTCGCTGGGCGCGCTGATGGCCGCGCCGCTCGGGCAGGCGCTCGCGCAGACCTCGGGCTGGCGTGTCGGGCTCTATGGCTTCATCGTGCTGTCGCTCGTCATCCTGCCGGCCGCCTGGTACGCGGGCAAGGCCGACGCGATGCCCGTGCCGCCCTCGCCGGGCGGCGATGACAAGAGCGCCGGCGACGTGGTGAAAGGGGCGCTGCGCCATGCGCCCTTCGTCGTGATGACCGCGGCGTATTTCGTCTGCGGCATGCAGCTCATCTTCCTCACCACGCACCTGCCCTCGTACCTGGCGCTGTGTGGCATGGACCCCATGCTCTCGGCCCAGGCGCTCGGCGTGATCGGAGGGTTCAACGTGCTGGGCAGCCTCTTCTTCGGCTGGGCCGGCGGGCGCTGGAACAAGCTCCTGCTGCTCGGTGGCATCTACGTGCTGCGCTCGATCGGCATCGCCTGGTACTTCGTCACCGCCCCCACGCCGGGCAGCACGCTGCTCTTCGCCGCCATCATGGGATTCCTGTGGCTGGGCGTCGGGCCGCTCGTGGCCGGCTCAATCAGCGAGACCTTCGGCGTGCGCTGGCAGGCCATGCTTGGCGGCGTGGCCTTCATGAGCCACCAGGTCGGCAGCTTCGTCGGCGCGTATGGCGGCGGGCTCATCTACGACGCACTCGGCTCGTACACGCTCGCGTGGCAGATCGGCGTGGGCGTGGGCCTGGTCGCGGGCCTCGTGCAGTGCGCCGCGGCGGTCGCGAAGCCGCCCGGTCCCCGCACGCCGGTGCCGGTGCCTGCATGA
- a CDS encoding TlyA family RNA methyltransferase, which produces MRADQLILQRGLVPTRSAAQRLIERNAVRWLGPKGWAVVNKAGLDVPEDCEMEITDDAELRFVSRGGLKLEGALKHCSIDVTGMSCLDLGQSTGGFTDALLQSGAAKVVGLDVGHGQLHPKLAGDARVTSYEGINARDVAGSAFAAAHAEHSFDFVTADLSFITSTHVLPTMVTYLKPGGHLLLLVKPQFELQPAQIGKGGIVKDPAHFVEVENRLWQACKAQGLKVQQYFQSPIQGGNGNTEFFVWAKQPA; this is translated from the coding sequence ATGCGCGCCGACCAGTTGATCCTTCAACGGGGCCTCGTGCCCACCCGGTCGGCCGCGCAACGGTTGATCGAGCGCAACGCCGTGCGCTGGCTCGGCCCCAAGGGCTGGGCCGTGGTGAACAAGGCGGGCCTCGACGTGCCCGAAGACTGCGAGATGGAGATCACCGACGACGCGGAGCTGCGCTTCGTGTCGCGCGGCGGGCTCAAGCTCGAAGGGGCCTTGAAACACTGCAGCATCGATGTGACCGGCATGAGCTGCCTCGACCTCGGCCAGAGCACCGGTGGCTTCACCGATGCGCTGCTGCAGAGCGGTGCAGCGAAGGTAGTCGGCCTCGACGTGGGCCACGGGCAACTGCACCCGAAGCTCGCGGGCGATGCCCGCGTGACGAGCTACGAAGGCATCAATGCACGCGATGTCGCGGGCAGTGCCTTTGCAGCAGCGCATGCCGAGCACAGCTTCGACTTCGTGACCGCCGACCTGTCGTTCATCACCTCCACGCACGTGCTGCCGACGATGGTGACCTACCTGAAGCCGGGCGGCCACCTGCTGCTGCTGGTCAAGCCGCAGTTCGAGCTGCAGCCGGCGCAGATCGGCAAGGGCGGCATTGTGAAGGACCCGGCGCACTTCGTCGAAGTCGAGAACCGCCTGTGGCAGGCCTGCAAGGCGCAGGGCCTGAAGGTGCAGCAGTATTTCCAGAGCCCCATCCAGGGCGGCAACGGCAACACCGAATTCTTCGTGTGGGCGAAGCAGCCCGCCTGA
- the ahcY gene encoding adenosylhomocysteinase yields MNAAVLKPTTDHAIRDLSLADWGRKEIKIAEGEMPALMAIRAEYAKTQPLKGARVTGSLHMTIQTAVLVETLQALGAEVRWASCNIFSTQDHAAAALVAAGTPVFAHKGETLAEYWDFTHRIFEFGPKGSATEGPNMILDDGGDATLLMILGKKAEKDPSVIANPTSEEETCLFASIKAKLKEDPSWYTRKSAQIIGVTEETTTGVHRLKEMSAKGTLPFRAINVNDSVTKSKFDNLYGCRESLVDGIKRATDVMIAGKIAVVAGYGDVGKGSAQALRSLSAQVWVTEIDPINALQAAMEGYRVVTMDWAADKADIFVTTTGNKDVITHDHMKAMKNNAIVCNIGHFDNEIQVASLEKYEWEEIKPQVDHVIFPDGKRIILLAKGRLVNLGCGTGHPSYVMSSSFANQTIAQIELFTHPDSYDIGKVYVLPKHLDEKVARLQLTTLNAQLTELTDEQAAYIGVPKQGPYKPDTYRY; encoded by the coding sequence ATGAACGCAGCCGTCCTCAAACCCACCACCGACCACGCCATCCGCGACCTCTCGCTTGCCGACTGGGGCCGCAAGGAAATCAAGATCGCCGAAGGCGAGATGCCGGCCCTGATGGCCATCCGCGCCGAGTACGCCAAGACCCAGCCGCTCAAGGGCGCGCGCGTCACCGGCTCGCTGCACATGACCATTCAGACCGCCGTGCTGGTCGAGACGCTGCAGGCGCTGGGTGCCGAAGTGCGCTGGGCCTCGTGCAACATCTTCTCGACGCAAGACCACGCCGCCGCCGCGCTGGTGGCCGCCGGCACCCCGGTGTTCGCGCACAAGGGCGAGACGCTCGCCGAGTACTGGGACTTCACCCACCGCATCTTCGAGTTCGGCCCCAAGGGCTCGGCCACCGAAGGCCCGAACATGATCCTCGACGACGGCGGTGACGCCACCTTGCTGATGATCCTCGGCAAGAAGGCCGAGAAGGACCCGTCGGTCATCGCCAACCCGACGAGCGAAGAAGAGACCTGCCTCTTCGCCTCGATCAAGGCCAAGCTGAAGGAAGACCCGAGCTGGTACACCCGCAAGTCGGCCCAGATCATCGGCGTGACCGAAGAGACCACCACCGGCGTGCACCGCCTGAAGGAAATGAGTGCCAAGGGCACGCTGCCCTTCCGCGCCATCAACGTCAACGACAGCGTCACCAAGAGCAAGTTCGACAACCTCTACGGCTGCCGCGAGTCGCTGGTCGACGGCATCAAGCGCGCGACCGACGTGATGATCGCCGGCAAGATCGCCGTGGTCGCCGGCTACGGCGACGTGGGCAAGGGCTCGGCGCAGGCGCTGCGCTCGCTGTCGGCGCAGGTGTGGGTGACCGAGATCGACCCGATCAACGCCCTGCAGGCCGCGATGGAAGGCTACCGCGTGGTCACGATGGACTGGGCTGCCGACAAGGCCGACATCTTCGTCACCACCACCGGCAACAAGGACGTCATCACGCACGACCACATGAAGGCGATGAAGAACAACGCCATCGTGTGCAACATCGGCCACTTCGACAACGAGATCCAGGTCGCGTCGCTCGAGAAGTACGAGTGGGAAGAGATCAAGCCGCAGGTGGACCATGTGATCTTCCCTGACGGCAAGCGCATCATCCTGCTCGCCAAGGGCCGCCTGGTGAACCTCGGCTGCGGCACGGGCCACCCCAGCTACGTGATGTCGTCGAGCTTCGCCAACCAGACCATCGCGCAGATCGAGCTCTTCACGCACCCCGACTCGTACGACATCGGCAAGGTCTACGTGCTGCCGAAGCACCTCGACGAGAAGGTCGCCCGCCTGCAGCTCACCACGCTGAACGCGCAGCTCACCGAGCTGACCGACGAGCAGGCCGCCTACATCGGCGTGCCGAAGCAGGGCCCGTACAAGCCCGACACGTACCGCTACTGA